GACCGCCGCGAGCAGGCCCGGCGCCTCGGTGAACACGCCGAACGTCACCTCGAAGCCGGCGGTGACGAAGAACACCGGCGCGAGGAAGCCGAGCGACACGTCGCGCACGAGCTCGGTCAGGTCGTGCGAGAGGCGCCGCTCGCCGATCGCTTCGCGGAGCGCCAGACCGGCGATGAACGTCCCCAGAATCCCGTGCAGGCCCGCCAGGTGCGCGGCCTCGGCGAAGGCGAAGGCGACCAACAGCACGAGCGGCACCAGGCCGGCGCGCTCCAGGTTGCGGCTCGCCAGCGCCCGGTAGGCCCACGGCAGCGCGCGCACGCCCGCGAACCAAGCGACCGCGAAGAACACCGTCACCTTCGCCGCGATCCAGGCGACGCCCGCCAGGTCGAGCGACCCCACCGCCACGACGCTGGTGATGCCGGCGAAGATCAACAACGACAGCGTGTCGGCCAGCAGCGCGCCCGCCATCATGACGTGCGCGATGCGCGTATCGAGGATCCGCAGGTCCACCAGGATCCGCGACTTCGTCGCGAGCGACGTCACCCCCATCGCCATCCCGACGAACACCCCGGCGATCGGCGCCCCGCCGGTGGCGGTCACCACCCAGAAGCCGAGGCCGAACGGCAGCACGAAGCCGCCGAGCGCCGCCAACACCCCCCCGACGCTGGCTTTGCCCAGCTCGCGGGGGTCGATCTCCATGCCGATGTACAGCATCATCAACAGGACGCCGACCTCGGCGAGGACGGCGACCGCGTCGCCCCCCTCGAGCAGGCCCAAGAGCGGCGGACCGAGCACGATGCCGGCCGCCAACTCCCCGAGCACGGCGGGGTACCCGAGGCGTTGGGCGAGGCGGCCGCCGACGTACGCGGCGACGAGGATGAGAAGCAGGTCGAGCAACGGAAGATCCATGCGGGTCCTCCCGACGGCGCGAACGCCGGAATGGGAACGAAACGAGCGGGGAACGTGCGAAGGGGGGCGGCGCGACGACCGCGACGGCCGGCGTCAGGCGCGCGGCGCGTCGTCGAACCACGCGTGCGGCGTCCAGGCGCGACCGCCCGGATGGTGCGACCGCGTGCGTCGTTCGTGCTGCCGCATGGCGTCAGAGTACCCGGCCCGAGCCCGCACGACGCATCCCGCGCGTCACACCGCCCTACGCCAGTTCGTCCAACGTGCGCCGAAACCCGTCCTCGAACGTCGCGCGGAACGCCTCCACGGCGGGGTCGTGCAGGTCGTCGAGCTGCCGCGCCAACGCCGCTTCGGCGTGCGCGAACTCGCGGTTCCCCGCCGTCGCCTCCTCGACGCACTTCAGGTAGGCCGCCAGCGTGTCCGCCGCCTTGACGCACGCCCACGCGTCGGCGTCCTCCTCGCGCGGCTGCAGGAGCGGCGCGACGTGCGCGTCCAGCGGCTCCGGCAGCATCCTCACCAGGCGCTCGCGGGCGGCGTGCGCCACGCCCCCCATCGCCGACGCGACCTCGGGGGTGAAGTACTTGACCGGCGTCGGGACGTCGCCGGTGATGACCTCCTCGGCGTCGTGGTAGACCGCCAGCAAC
This portion of the Trueperaceae bacterium genome encodes:
- the yfbR gene encoding 5'-deoxynucleotidase — encoded protein: MSHFFAYLSRLKLIERWGLMRSTRSENTQEHSLQVAMFAHALAVLKNERFGGNVDPERAALLAVYHDAEEVITGDVPTPVKYFTPEVASAMGGVAHAARERLVRMLPEPLDAHVAPLLQPREEDADAWACVKAADTLAAYLKCVEEATAGNREFAHAEAALARQLDDLHDPAVEAFRATFEDGFRRTLDELA
- a CDS encoding cation:proton antiporter, which codes for MDLPLLDLLLILVAAYVGGRLAQRLGYPAVLGELAAGIVLGPPLLGLLEGGDAVAVLAEVGVLLMMLYIGMEIDPRELGKASVGGVLAALGGFVLPFGLGFWVVTATGGAPIAGVFVGMAMGVTSLATKSRILVDLRILDTRIAHVMMAGALLADTLSLLIFAGITSVVAVGSLDLAGVAWIAAKVTVFFAVAWFAGVRALPWAYRALASRNLERAGLVPLVLLVAFAFAEAAHLAGLHGILGTFIAGLALREAIGERRLSHDLTELVRDVSLGFLAPVFFVTAGFEVTFGVFTEAPGLLAAVIVLATLGKIVGTALAYLPTGHGWREGIVLGAGMNGRGAVEIIIAGIGLQAGIIDRTIFSILVFMAIATTATVPLFLTWGVRWLQGRGELVRSDGRRGTIVVGASPLALEVARRLAEGGAVTVVDRNPDAIQAAEAAGLSAVRGDALDAATLQRAGVEEAGRVVALTANPEVNVLAVQRARERWLVPNLTALLPSEGDGGLFTVLEGLGGHVAFARAVDVAAWDAALARGATETDEIEVGGDEDAVRAAGRAIADGEALPLVVRRGEAVVPFGGPLEAGDRVVTLRWT